A window of Rhizobium sp. CC-YZS058 genomic DNA:
AGCAGCTTGCTAGTGGTCTTTAAGGATTTTGACATTTGCTCTGGAGGGTGCTGCGAGCGACAGCAAATGTCAAAATGAGACCACTAGAAAGCGCCTTTGACAAGGCTGACAAGCGCCTGTCCAGCGATTATAGAGCGCGCAGGCAGTGAAGGCCCGGGTTTGCGGGCAGGAAGGACCATCGATGACGGGCATCACCCAGACGAGCGCCGACCTCGATCCGCGCCGGCGGCGGATCCTGTTCCGCGCCTGGCACCGCGGTATCCGCGAGATGGACCTGGTCTTCGGCCAGTTCGCCGACAAGGAGCTGGCGACCCTTCCCGAAGCCGATCTCGACGAGCTCGAAACGATCATGGCCGAGGAGGATGGCGATCTCGTCAAGTGGATCCTGGGAGAGCGTGAGGTGCCGGACCGCTTCCGCACGCCGCTGTTCGATCGCATCGCTGCCTATAAGCCCGATTTCGACGCCCCTATTCCGGGATGGCGCGAATGATCATTGCCGGGCTGAACCTGAAGACCATTGCCGGCGCGCTGCGCGAGGTGACGATCGGCCCCGTGCCCGCGGGTGCCGAGGCCTTCCTGCTCGCCGATCTGGCGCGGGCCGAGGGGCCGCTTGCCTATATCCTGTCCGACGGCCAGCGGCTCGCCGATCTCGAGCAGATGCTCGGCTTCGCGGCGCCCGACATTCCGGTGTTGACGCTGCCCGGCTGGGACTGCCTGCCCTAT
This region includes:
- a CDS encoding succinate dehydrogenase assembly factor 2, whose protein sequence is MTGITQTSADLDPRRRRILFRAWHRGIREMDLVFGQFADKELATLPEADLDELETIMAEEDGDLVKWILGEREVPDRFRTPLFDRIAAYKPDFDAPIPGWRE